A portion of the Sulfuricurvum kujiense DSM 16994 genome contains these proteins:
- a CDS encoding ATP-binding protein — translation MRRRWDNLPIVYKLFSALFGVIAFIIVILLAYLWGHESNLMLKKEHDVLYNQSRLIANDLDAHLGQLQKEVLFLSRLEVMNDMVTRDMDQRINKIMEQKADDLGESIVLFTIAADGTIFSSSKEDKINSISKEYSAIKNAVKKQKNYFFWEKNLYFFAPVYGSFYTHDFLGYVVIAYPLENFAVRLKTDQKLYRWLSPPTLSGVIYEAHNPVFDKNDYLYQSLPLEGILEGWVLHYAMPKNEALSLLYHFQVLFLSGLSIGLVLIAFLIWIIVQRIIQPLRELSHTAMNIALTGDYTQTVPERGNDEIGTMGYSFNALMFTTQLSMKRLEIEREKHFEKLISLIVFFNAITRTDTKEATIEIAMDEIRRFSNAKEVYFSLEGCNTQEAVMIALNAVGNETPGVICIEEPALEKESNERFYAALERMLALQMERIELLGKTKAALKAKSAFLSAMSHELRTPLGSILSLTQYTMIQPKTPEPILETLGKIENSAYHLLGVINNILDLAKAESGKMEPHADSCVPQELIEDALALVSPLAEDKGLQIRTAYEPIEAPFKSDARLFKQVVVNLLSNAIKYTEKGFIDITLHYNSGLFTLDIKDSGRGIGLEALEHLFDEFYQVHAVDTSGLKGSGLGLAISKQIALLLRGDVVIVSEGEGRGATATFQFRSF, via the coding sequence ATGAGACGAAGATGGGATAATTTGCCGATAGTTTATAAGCTTTTTTCCGCACTGTTTGGAGTAATCGCTTTTATTATCGTGATATTGTTAGCCTATCTATGGGGGCATGAATCGAATCTAATGCTCAAAAAAGAACACGATGTACTCTATAATCAATCACGATTAATTGCAAATGATTTGGATGCCCATTTGGGGCAATTGCAAAAAGAGGTCCTTTTTCTGTCACGCTTAGAAGTGATGAATGATATGGTTACGCGCGATATGGATCAGCGTATTAACAAAATCATGGAGCAAAAAGCGGACGATTTAGGGGAATCGATTGTTTTATTTACGATAGCGGCGGATGGAACTATTTTCTCTTCTTCCAAAGAGGATAAAATCAATAGCATAAGTAAAGAATACTCTGCGATAAAAAATGCTGTAAAGAAACAAAAAAATTATTTTTTTTGGGAAAAGAATCTTTATTTCTTTGCACCTGTATACGGGTCATTTTATACGCATGATTTTTTGGGATACGTGGTTATTGCCTATCCGTTGGAAAATTTTGCAGTGCGATTAAAAACCGATCAAAAACTTTATCGATGGTTGAGTCCTCCAACGCTGTCCGGAGTTATTTACGAAGCGCATAATCCTGTTTTTGACAAAAATGATTATTTGTATCAGAGTCTCCCTCTGGAAGGAATATTGGAGGGATGGGTATTACATTATGCAATGCCGAAAAATGAGGCGCTTTCCCTCTTGTACCATTTTCAGGTGCTTTTTCTAAGTGGATTGAGTATCGGACTGGTTTTGATTGCTTTTCTGATCTGGATAATTGTACAGAGGATTATTCAGCCTTTACGCGAGCTTTCCCATACGGCTATGAATATTGCGTTGACGGGCGATTATACGCAAACCGTTCCTGAACGGGGCAACGATGAAATAGGGACGATGGGGTACTCTTTTAATGCCCTTATGTTTACCACCCAGCTTAGTATGAAGCGGTTGGAAATTGAACGTGAAAAGCACTTTGAAAAGTTGATCAGTTTGATTGTTTTTTTTAATGCGATTACCCGTACCGACACGAAAGAGGCGACGATTGAAATCGCTATGGACGAAATACGCCGTTTCAGCAATGCAAAAGAAGTCTATTTCAGTCTTGAGGGATGCAATACACAAGAGGCGGTGATGATTGCATTGAACGCCGTCGGAAATGAAACTCCGGGTGTGATCTGCATTGAGGAGCCGGCATTGGAAAAAGAGTCCAACGAACGTTTTTATGCGGCATTGGAGCGGATGTTGGCATTACAGATGGAACGGATTGAACTGTTGGGCAAAACCAAGGCGGCCTTGAAGGCAAAATCGGCGTTTCTATCGGCCATGTCACATGAACTCCGAACTCCATTGGGATCGATTCTAAGTTTGACCCAATATACGATGATACAGCCGAAAACTCCCGAACCGATACTCGAAACACTTGGAAAAATTGAAAATTCAGCCTATCATTTACTGGGTGTTATCAATAATATTTTGGATTTGGCAAAAGCCGAATCCGGAAAAATGGAACCTCATGCGGATTCTTGCGTTCCGCAGGAACTGATTGAGGATGCGTTAGCATTGGTTTCCCCTTTGGCCGAAGATAAAGGTTTGCAGATTCGAACGGCATATGAACCGATTGAAGCGCCGTTTAAAAGTGATGCACGTCTTTTTAAACAGGTGGTTGTCAATCTACTATCCAATGCGATCAAGTATACGGAAAAAGGATTTATCGATATAACGCTTCATTACAATAGCGGCCTGTTTACTTTGGATATAAAAGACAGCGGACGCGGAATCGGGTTGGAAGCATTGGAACATTTGTTTGATGAGTTTTATCAGGTACATGCTGTTGACACAAGCGGTTTAAAGGGAAGCGGTCTTGGACTTGCCATTAGCAAACAGATTGCGTTGCTGCTGCGGGGAGATGTAGTGATTGTCAGCGAAGGAGAAGGCAGAGGGGCGACGGCAACGTTTCAATTCCGTTCATTTTAA
- the groES gene encoding co-chaperone GroES: MNFQPLGKRVLVQRLEEATKTASGIIIPDNAKEKPSQGTVVAVSSEVENVSTGDTVVFGKYAGNELTLDGKAYLVIETDDLLGIIK, encoded by the coding sequence ATGAACTTTCAACCGCTTGGAAAACGAGTCTTGGTTCAACGTCTCGAAGAGGCAACCAAAACCGCATCGGGTATCATTATCCCCGACAACGCTAAGGAAAAGCCTTCCCAAGGTACCGTTGTTGCCGTAAGCAGTGAAGTAGAGAACGTTTCTACAGGAGATACGGTCGTATTCGGTAAATACGCTGGAAACGAACTTACTTTGGACGGAAAAGCGTATTTGGTTATTGAAACCGACGATTTGCTTGGAATCATCAAATAA
- a CDS encoding NADH-quinone oxidoreductase subunit L encodes MSMVLTLVLLPIIASLFLQLAPNSRVQYVISAAVLIVLSFTAFSLNVSADILTFHLPRSLNVFIIAADVALLLFFLYQGKKFNNTKVIFLAAVQLLLYGYIESIVPEGGTAEIVVDSLSKFMFLIINGVGGIIVLYSVRYMEDEPASPVRKRFFIGALLVFLSVMNLIVCANSILLFFFLFEMTTLASYVLIAFRNDEVSRANALKALWMNQIGGVVILLGAWVAVSEFDTVMFDTLLQRSSGLVLLAVAFLAMAALVKGASIPFEGWLLGAMIAPTPVSAMLHSATMVKIAPYLILKLAPALASTMVGGIISIIGALVFIAASYLALSRSVFKEILGYSTVALLGLMMALAAIGTEESMNLAMVLILFHALSKALLFLSAGVLEKQHHAKNIEEMKGMVVHSPQTVGFILFGFMSLTLPPFGLFMGKLFAITSVASLLKEHPSYIIVLLSLIIGSAVLVLLYFKVASALLSAPSDIAPSESIPIPAGYNIPLVLLVLSIIIGAVGYIMIQQNIFVVLLALPILFVFALPSIFRQMDGYDRSQPYHCGEKEMFDSALVYYEPSERIRQALYWGFGVLFVGVAVVGALS; translated from the coding sequence ATGAGTATGGTATTGACACTTGTTTTATTGCCGATCATAGCTTCGCTTTTTTTACAATTAGCGCCGAATAGCCGAGTACAGTACGTTATAAGTGCCGCTGTTTTAATCGTGCTGAGCTTTACCGCTTTTTCCCTAAATGTCTCTGCGGATATTTTGACCTTTCATCTTCCCCGCTCCCTCAATGTTTTTATTATTGCTGCCGATGTCGCGCTGCTGCTGTTTTTTCTTTATCAGGGTAAAAAGTTCAACAATACAAAAGTGATATTTCTTGCCGCTGTGCAGCTGCTGCTGTACGGATACATTGAATCCATCGTTCCGGAAGGGGGAACGGCGGAGATCGTTGTTGATAGCCTCTCCAAATTTATGTTTTTGATTATTAACGGGGTGGGGGGGATTATCGTCCTTTATTCCGTGCGGTATATGGAGGATGAACCCGCATCTCCGGTTCGAAAACGGTTTTTTATCGGGGCATTGCTGGTTTTCCTTTCTGTAATGAATCTGATTGTTTGCGCCAACTCGATTCTCCTTTTCTTTTTTCTGTTTGAGATGACGACGCTGGCATCGTATGTGCTGATTGCGTTTAGAAATGATGAGGTTAGCCGTGCCAATGCTCTTAAAGCCCTATGGATGAATCAGATCGGGGGTGTGGTCATTTTACTTGGGGCATGGGTCGCGGTTTCGGAATTTGATACGGTAATGTTTGATACGCTGCTGCAGCGCTCAAGCGGGCTGGTACTGTTGGCGGTTGCGTTTTTGGCAATGGCGGCTTTGGTGAAAGGGGCGTCCATCCCTTTTGAAGGGTGGCTGCTCGGGGCGATGATAGCGCCGACTCCGGTGAGTGCGATGCTCCATTCGGCAACGATGGTAAAAATCGCTCCCTATCTTATTTTAAAACTTGCACCGGCGCTAGCTTCTACAATGGTAGGAGGGATCATTTCAATAATCGGAGCTTTGGTATTTATAGCCGCTTCGTATCTGGCATTGTCCAGGTCGGTGTTTAAAGAAATTCTAGGTTATTCCACCGTTGCTTTGCTGGGGTTGATGATGGCGCTTGCCGCGATCGGCACGGAAGAGAGCATGAATCTGGCGATGGTATTAATATTGTTTCATGCCTTATCTAAAGCACTTCTCTTCCTCTCAGCCGGAGTACTGGAAAAACAGCATCATGCCAAAAATATTGAAGAGATGAAGGGGATGGTGGTACACTCTCCGCAAACGGTAGGTTTTATCCTTTTTGGATTTATGTCACTCACTCTTCCGCCGTTCGGTCTTTTTATGGGGAAGCTTTTTGCGATTACATCGGTGGCATCGCTCTTAAAAGAACACCCCTCCTATATTATCGTTTTGCTTTCGCTCATTATCGGCAGTGCGGTACTGGTGCTTCTTTATTTCAAAGTTGCTTCTGCACTTCTTTCGGCACCCTCGGATATCGCCCCCTCAGAGAGTATTCCGATCCCGGCAGGTTATAATATACCTTTGGTATTGCTTGTGCTTTCCATTATTATCGGAGCGGTCGGATATATTATGATACAGCAGAATATCTTTGTCGTGTTACTGGCATTGCCGATTCTGTTTGTATTCGCATTACCCTCTATATTTCGGCAAATGGATGGATATGACCGCTCACAACCCTACCACTGCGGGGAGAAAGAGATGTTTGATTCGGCATTGGTTTATTATGAACCCTCCGAGAGAATACGGCAGGCGCTGTATTGGGGATTCGGTGTCCTTTTTGTCGGGGTAGCGGTTGTAGGAGCATTGTCATGA
- a CDS encoding response regulator transcription factor, with amino-acid sequence MHLLIIDDNEELLYALRQLLRDAHYHVDIATTLSEGENFINQKKYDLILLDWILPDGNGPELLIRLRYQNILTPVLLFSSKKEIEDKVEALDGGADDYLEKPFSNIELLARIRALLRRESTQKQTHLKLGKLSVDFSSRSVQIDNTPVKLSAKEFELLEFLLLNANTVLTRYQISEHLSRDFDQIATSNIVDAHIKNLRKKLDADDLIQTVRGVGYMIAK; translated from the coding sequence TTGCATTTATTGATTATTGATGACAATGAAGAATTACTGTATGCTCTACGGCAGCTTCTGAGGGATGCCCATTACCATGTCGATATTGCGACAACATTATCCGAGGGTGAAAATTTTATCAATCAGAAAAAATATGATCTTATCTTATTAGACTGGATACTTCCCGATGGAAACGGACCCGAGCTATTAATACGATTGCGCTATCAAAATATCTTGACCCCGGTGTTGCTTTTCTCTTCAAAAAAAGAGATAGAAGACAAGGTCGAAGCTCTGGACGGAGGGGCCGATGATTATCTCGAAAAACCTTTTTCAAATATAGAACTCTTAGCTAGAATCCGTGCTTTGCTGCGTCGTGAAAGTACTCAAAAACAGACGCATCTGAAATTGGGGAAACTGTCGGTCGATTTCTCTTCCCGAAGTGTTCAAATAGACAACACCCCCGTTAAACTCTCCGCCAAAGAGTTTGAATTACTGGAGTTTCTCTTATTAAACGCAAATACCGTCCTCACCCGTTATCAAATATCGGAACATTTAAGTCGGGATTTCGACCAAATCGCTACCAGTAATATTGTTGATGCCCATATTAAAAATCTTCGAAAAAAGCTGGATGCAGATGACCTGATACAAACTGTCAGAGGAGTAGGATATATGATTGCCAAATGA
- a CDS encoding 2OG-Fe(II) oxygenase, with the protein MHQISNYVYARDELLEWDIPTARLPNPYHDFPYMVLEGVLSPTECRAITGAALSDKEAVQAELRGKSLDTAIRKTDIHTLSPEHRTIYDRRFEAVRHEIEDFFALSLTKATDVQVLGYESGSFYLKHSDDASELRDHEGNVIGYRTVAPERKLTTVLFTTSYTPHPTDSDHFSGGELLFNYLCDAHGNTITLRPEAGDMVVFLSNPYFSHEVLPVKEGFRLSLVQWHDALII; encoded by the coding sequence GTGCACCAAATCAGCAATTACGTCTATGCCCGAGATGAATTATTAGAATGGGATATTCCGACTGCGCGGCTCCCCAACCCCTATCATGATTTTCCGTATATGGTTTTGGAAGGGGTTCTCAGCCCCACCGAGTGCCGCGCCATAACGGGGGCAGCATTGTCGGATAAGGAGGCGGTGCAGGCGGAGCTTCGCGGCAAATCATTGGACACGGCGATTCGTAAAACGGATATCCATACCCTCAGTCCGGAACACCGAACGATTTACGACCGCCGTTTTGAAGCGGTACGTCATGAGATCGAAGATTTTTTTGCCCTTTCACTCACTAAAGCCACCGATGTACAGGTTCTCGGATACGAGAGCGGATCGTTTTATCTCAAACATTCCGATGATGCGAGCGAACTTCGCGACCATGAAGGAAATGTTATCGGATACCGTACGGTTGCACCGGAACGTAAACTCACTACGGTTTTATTTACCACCTCCTATACGCCCCATCCGACCGACTCGGATCATTTCAGCGGGGGTGAACTGTTGTTTAATTACCTGTGTGACGCGCACGGCAATACGATTACCCTTCGTCCCGAAGCGGGGGATATGGTCGTTTTTTTAAGCAATCCCTATTTTTCTCACGAAGTCCTCCCCGTAAAAGAGGGCTTTAGGCTCTCTTTGGTTCAATGGCATGATGCACTCATCATCTGA
- a CDS encoding DUF4214 domain-containing protein: MSAYETNEIEDDYLHSDSSVDAETHNDSFRSQDDDDVLEGGIEDDFFSSGLGNDHLDGGEGDDHLDGGEGDDDLSGGSGHNTLLGGNGTDTAVYTYSRNHVDIHDNDDGTYTVTDGTFEDTLSGVEHISFSDGSMSVDYAIEIRAHQEEIARFYNALFERDPDEDGLAYWVNNLTDPAIGGGGSNIQSIAQAFTQSTEFQALYGADVSNSDFVNLLYQNILHRTADQSGYDYWLNEINETGDRGSMIVGFSNSVEYASETASSIDNFLATVTLNNYILG; encoded by the coding sequence ATGTCGGCATATGAAACAAATGAAATAGAAGATGATTATTTACACAGCGATAGTTCTGTGGATGCCGAAACTCACAATGACTCTTTCCGCAGCCAAGACGATGATGATGTTTTGGAAGGGGGAATTGAAGATGACTTTTTCAGCAGCGGATTAGGCAATGATCATCTAGATGGAGGAGAAGGGGACGATCATCTAGATGGAGGAGAAGGGGACGATGATCTTTCGGGAGGTTCTGGACATAATACTCTTCTCGGCGGAAACGGTACCGATACCGCCGTGTACACCTATAGCCGCAATCATGTTGATATTCATGATAACGATGACGGTACCTATACCGTTACGGATGGAACATTTGAAGATACGTTAAGCGGTGTAGAACACATCAGTTTCAGCGATGGAAGCATGAGTGTCGATTATGCTATTGAAATACGCGCTCATCAAGAGGAGATCGCCCGCTTTTATAACGCATTGTTTGAAAGAGACCCGGATGAAGACGGTCTTGCCTATTGGGTGAATAATCTCACAGATCCGGCTATTGGGGGAGGCGGCAGCAATATTCAAAGTATTGCCCAGGCATTTACCCAGTCGACAGAGTTTCAAGCGCTTTACGGCGCAGATGTATCAAACAGTGATTTCGTGAATTTACTGTATCAAAATATACTTCACCGTACAGCAGATCAATCAGGCTATGACTATTGGCTAAATGAGATTAACGAAACCGGCGACCGCGGCAGTATGATCGTCGGGTTTTCCAACTCTGTTGAGTATGCAAGCGAAACGGCTTCCAGCATTGATAATTTTTTGGCAACTGTTACTCTCAATAACTATATTTTGGGATAG
- a CDS encoding sensor domain-containing diguanylate cyclase → MALYYGSALFGMSIFSFHPSNITLLWLPFGIAVILVHQFGAKALPFIFLGSFFANYPGMSDESTYHDLHTAVAAFADTLAPYLSAHLIKRYANNYFDNIKILFPFTFYGAIIPTFISSLIIALNLASGGYIRYFDVCGFILMLMFADALGLLLLYPLYESYKTLSKPTSKEWKNAFLYTLLALLLIWSSFYFHYLIFLVLPLLLIPAFHLRMHVLMGILLIVVIGIIALSADNPKNIFDVGTQMESILMLITYLISLVFVIIGTSLHHAELIININLTNTDNLTKVKNVKAYKERINELISNFERYKIPFSMMIFDIDDFKMINDTHGHRAGDIVLMELSALVQKNVRHTDTLFRVGGEEFVILCPNTALHDAIDVANKIKNVVENELTVIPNQRITISIGISQVKEEDAEDTLYRRVDGLLYQSKQNGKNKITFSH, encoded by the coding sequence ATGGCACTCTATTATGGGAGTGCGCTGTTCGGCATGTCTATTTTTTCGTTTCACCCTTCCAATATAACCCTGTTATGGCTGCCGTTCGGGATAGCGGTCATCCTCGTCCATCAATTCGGGGCGAAAGCATTGCCTTTTATCTTTTTGGGAAGTTTTTTCGCCAATTATCCCGGCATGTCCGATGAATCCACCTATCATGACCTCCATACGGCCGTTGCCGCATTTGCAGACACTCTCGCCCCTTATTTATCCGCACACTTGATCAAGCGGTATGCCAACAACTATTTTGACAATATCAAAATATTATTTCCGTTTACCTTTTACGGAGCGATTATCCCGACCTTTATCAGTAGTCTTATAATCGCTCTGAATCTGGCAAGCGGAGGCTATATACGCTATTTTGACGTATGCGGGTTTATCCTTATGCTGATGTTTGCCGACGCATTGGGACTATTGCTCCTCTATCCCTTGTATGAAAGCTACAAAACTCTATCGAAACCGACATCAAAAGAGTGGAAAAACGCTTTTTTATACACACTTTTGGCCCTTTTGTTAATCTGGTCATCCTTTTATTTTCACTATCTCATTTTTCTGGTTTTGCCTCTGCTGCTAATCCCTGCATTTCACCTACGGATGCATGTGCTGATGGGAATACTTTTGATTGTTGTCATCGGAATAATCGCTTTATCGGCAGATAATCCGAAAAATATTTTTGATGTCGGTACGCAAATGGAATCGATTCTAATGCTTATTACCTATTTGATCAGTTTGGTTTTTGTCATCATCGGAACCTCTCTTCATCATGCGGAACTCATCATCAATATTAATCTTACCAATACGGACAACTTAACAAAAGTCAAAAATGTAAAAGCATACAAAGAGCGGATCAATGAACTGATTTCAAACTTTGAGCGGTACAAAATACCTTTTTCCATGATGATATTTGATATTGACGACTTTAAGATGATCAATGATACCCATGGACATAGAGCCGGAGATATTGTTCTTATGGAGCTCAGTGCACTCGTTCAGAAAAATGTTCGGCATACGGATACGCTTTTCCGGGTCGGAGGAGAAGAGTTTGTGATCCTTTGTCCCAATACTGCGTTGCATGATGCAATTGATGTCGCAAATAAAATCAAAAATGTTGTTGAGAATGAGCTTACGGTCATCCCAAATCAACGAATCACGATAAGCATAGGGATTTCCCAGGTAAAAGAAGAAGATGCGGAAGATACGCTCTATCGACGAGTCGACGGGCTGCTCTATCAGTCAAAGCAAAACGGGAAAAACAAAATAACTTTTTCTCACTAA
- a CDS encoding ExbD/TolR family protein, producing MRMKRIDTINVIPFIDIMLVLLVMVLTTATFIRTGLIPVDLPEAKGTAAEHKPSELKLTIEKDGALILGEEKTPITLAEFEQKVTEGGKEMTVVLYSDKEAAFQNFVGVMDVLKRLGHEQLYIVTDKQK from the coding sequence ATGAGAATGAAACGGATCGATACGATCAACGTTATCCCGTTCATCGATATTATGTTGGTGCTTTTGGTAATGGTGCTTACCACCGCAACCTTTATTCGTACAGGGCTTATTCCGGTCGATTTACCTGAAGCCAAAGGGACTGCCGCGGAGCATAAGCCGAGTGAACTGAAACTCACGATTGAAAAAGACGGAGCCTTGATACTGGGTGAGGAGAAAACACCGATTACATTAGCGGAGTTTGAGCAAAAAGTTACCGAGGGGGGCAAAGAGATGACCGTTGTCCTCTACAGCGACAAAGAGGCTGCATTTCAAAATTTTGTGGGGGTGATGGATGTCCTTAAACGTCTCGGACACGAACAGCTCTATATTGTTACGGATAAGCAGAAATAA
- a CDS encoding DUF475 domain-containing protein has translation MRYFISSFAIMAMGLIAAFYLGGLTAIYITFLLIVLEISLSFDNAVVNAKVLETMDPVWQKRFIVFGIPIAVFGMRLVFPLAIVSIVTGMGLMETLQVAMNQPSEYEKVLKATESTIFAFGGAFLLMVFLDFFFEERDIKWVTFVEGSKMMETFSGVANIELITAIMIGIALGHITQDFGVVLAFMYGVLLHSLLGMLDHFLSSDTVKSGIAGFIYLEVLDASFSFDGVIGAFALTSNIFIIMIGLGVGAMFVRSITLYFVEHKTLSEFRYLEHGAHYAIGILAIIMLMKITTHISEMVTGTIGIGLITIAFLHSIWENKQANLRA, from the coding sequence ATGCGCTACTTTATCAGTTCATTCGCAATTATGGCCATGGGGCTTATTGCGGCTTTTTATCTCGGCGGACTTACCGCTATCTACATAACGTTTCTTTTGATTGTCCTTGAAATCTCATTATCGTTTGATAATGCGGTGGTTAATGCCAAAGTTTTGGAAACGATGGATCCGGTTTGGCAGAAACGGTTTATCGTATTCGGTATTCCGATCGCGGTATTTGGAATGCGTTTGGTATTTCCTCTTGCGATCGTATCGATTGTCACGGGAATGGGATTGATGGAAACGCTGCAAGTAGCGATGAATCAGCCCTCGGAATACGAAAAAGTGCTGAAAGCTACCGAGTCGACGATTTTCGCTTTCGGGGGAGCATTTTTGCTCATGGTCTTTTTGGACTTTTTCTTTGAAGAACGCGATATCAAATGGGTAACGTTTGTTGAGGGTTCTAAAATGATGGAGACATTTTCAGGCGTTGCCAATATCGAGTTGATTACGGCCATTATGATAGGGATCGCTCTGGGACATATTACGCAGGACTTTGGTGTTGTTCTGGCATTTATGTACGGCGTGCTGCTTCACTCATTGCTTGGAATGCTGGATCATTTCCTCTCTTCTGATACGGTCAAAAGCGGGATTGCCGGATTTATCTACCTTGAGGTACTCGATGCAAGTTTCAGTTTCGACGGTGTTATCGGAGCGTTTGCCCTTACCAGCAACATCTTTATCATTATGATCGGGCTCGGTGTCGGAGCCATGTTTGTTCGTAGCATTACACTTTATTTTGTCGAGCATAAAACGCTCTCCGAATTTCGTTATCTCGAACACGGAGCGCATTACGCTATCGGTATTTTGGCGATTATCATGCTCATGAAAATCACCACCCATATCAGTGAAATGGTAACGGGAACAATCGGTATCGGATTGATCACGATTGCTTTTTTACATTCTATTTGGGAAAATAAACAAGCGAATCTGCGCGCTTAA
- the groL gene encoding chaperonin GroEL (60 kDa chaperone family; promotes refolding of misfolded polypeptides especially under stressful conditions; forms two stacked rings of heptamers to form a barrel-shaped 14mer; ends can be capped by GroES; misfolded proteins enter the barrel where they are refolded when GroES binds), which produces MAKEIHYADEARNKLAAGVQKLTDAVKVTMGPRGRNVLIQRSYGAPLITKDGVSVAKEVELKDVLENMGAQLVKEVASNTADEAGDGTTTATILANSIFKEGLRNITAGANPVEVKRGMDKALEAILAELKAASRIINDKKEIAQVATISANSDERIGAMIAEAMDKVGRDGVITVEEAKGINDELDVVEGMQFDRGYLSPYFINNSEKMTVELDHPFILLFDQKISNLKDLLPVLEQVQKTSRPLLIIAEDVDGEALATLVVNKLRGVLNITAVKAPGFGDRRKAMLQDIAVLTRAQVISEEIGRTLDSATIADLGQAARVVISKDNTTIVDGAGDKEAVNGRIKEIRTQIESTTSEYDKEKLQERLAKLAGGVAVIKVGAATETEMKEKKDRVDDALSATKAAVEEGIVIGGGAALIRAAAKVKHDLSGDQKIGWEIILRAITAPVKQIAENAGYDAGVVVNTIVSATNENIGFNAATGEYVDMYEAGIIDPLKVERVALTNATSVSSMLLTTEATIHEIKEDKPALPDMGGMGGGMPGMM; this is translated from the coding sequence ATGGCAAAAGAAATTCACTACGCAGATGAAGCTCGTAACAAACTAGCCGCAGGAGTACAAAAACTCACTGACGCTGTCAAAGTAACAATGGGGCCGCGCGGACGCAATGTCCTTATCCAACGCAGTTACGGTGCACCGCTAATCACTAAAGACGGTGTTTCGGTTGCTAAAGAGGTAGAACTCAAAGACGTTTTGGAAAATATGGGAGCGCAGCTTGTTAAAGAAGTAGCATCCAATACGGCGGACGAAGCGGGAGACGGTACGACTACCGCAACGATCCTTGCCAACTCTATTTTCAAAGAGGGTCTTCGTAATATCACTGCCGGGGCTAATCCGGTTGAAGTAAAACGGGGTATGGACAAAGCGCTTGAAGCGATTTTGGCAGAACTCAAAGCCGCTTCCCGTATTATCAATGATAAAAAAGAGATTGCACAAGTTGCTACCATCTCGGCTAATTCCGATGAGCGCATCGGTGCGATGATCGCCGAAGCAATGGATAAAGTAGGCCGCGACGGCGTTATCACTGTCGAAGAAGCAAAAGGGATTAACGACGAACTCGATGTTGTCGAGGGGATGCAGTTTGACCGCGGTTATCTCAGCCCGTATTTCATCAACAACTCGGAAAAAATGACCGTAGAGCTGGATCATCCGTTTATCCTCCTTTTCGATCAAAAAATCTCGAACCTCAAAGACCTTCTTCCGGTATTGGAGCAAGTTCAAAAAACTTCTCGCCCTCTTCTCATCATCGCTGAAGATGTAGACGGTGAAGCGTTGGCGACTCTCGTTGTGAATAAACTCCGCGGTGTGCTTAACATCACCGCCGTAAAAGCTCCGGGATTCGGTGATCGCCGCAAAGCGATGCTTCAAGATATCGCGGTACTTACCCGTGCGCAAGTGATCAGTGAAGAGATCGGACGCACACTCGATAGCGCAACGATAGCAGACCTCGGTCAAGCTGCTCGTGTCGTCATCAGCAAAGACAACACGACGATCGTTGACGGTGCGGGCGACAAAGAGGCGGTTAACGGACGTATCAAAGAAATCCGTACCCAAATCGAAAGCACAACCAGCGAATACGACAAAGAGAAACTCCAAGAGCGTCTTGCGAAACTCGCGGGCGGTGTTGCGGTTATCAAAGTCGGAGCGGCTACCGAAACCGAGATGAAAGAGAAAAAAGACCGCGTTGACGATGCACTCTCGGCTACAAAAGCGGCAGTTGAAGAAGGGATCGTCATCGGTGGCGGTGCGGCACTGATCCGCGCGGCGGCAAAAGTGAAACACGACCTCAGCGGCGATCAAAAAATCGGATGGGAAATCATCCTTCGCGCCATTACCGCTCCGGTTAAACAAATCGCTGAAAATGCGGGATACGATGCGGGTGTCGTTGTCAATACGATCGTTAGCGCTACGAACGAAAACATCGGGTTCAATGCCGCAACGGGTGAATACGTCGATATGTACGAAGCGGGAATCATCGACCCGCTTAAAGTTGAGCGTGTCGCATTGACCAACGCAACGTCGGTATCGAGTATGCTCCTCACGACCGAGGCGACGATCCACGAGATCAAAGAAGACAAACCTGCACTGCCGGATATGGGCGGTATGGGCGGCGGTATGCCGGGCATGATGTGA